From one Mycobacterium colombiense CECT 3035 genomic stretch:
- a CDS encoding acyl-CoA dehydrogenase family protein gives MADQHSDNVDLDLLRASAREFLAERAETGSVKDLAAMDWTGLLVEEAIGGAGWRPVETCVVAEELGRAQDGSAWFGTTMAAAALARAPEGIREQLLPGLLAGSVTAGFACVDHSVRVIRDDIDVVVLLGRNGVHLLGDLDHARFELDADLLDVTRPVWRLDVADAPGALIGPPERAGVLVDAARLLVSADSVGAVSMTLERLTAYLKERVAFGSPIASFQAVQHRLVELLVFEVKARAVVMRAARAIACADERATALTAAAHAFVAAKATAAVDECMQLSGGIGFTWEYPLHHELRRVFTNAHLMGTARSSRALLAEVSGW, from the coding sequence ATGGCGGACCAGCACTCAGACAACGTCGACCTCGACCTGCTGAGGGCATCGGCGCGAGAGTTCCTGGCCGAACGTGCCGAGACGGGATCCGTCAAGGACCTTGCGGCGATGGACTGGACCGGCCTGCTCGTCGAGGAGGCCATCGGTGGCGCCGGCTGGCGTCCGGTCGAGACGTGCGTCGTGGCCGAGGAACTCGGGCGAGCGCAGGACGGGTCGGCATGGTTCGGAACGACGATGGCCGCCGCGGCGCTTGCCCGCGCCCCCGAGGGGATCAGGGAACAGTTGCTGCCCGGCTTGCTCGCCGGCTCGGTGACGGCGGGCTTCGCCTGTGTTGACCACTCCGTGCGGGTCATCCGGGACGACATCGACGTTGTCGTCCTGTTGGGGCGCAACGGGGTTCATTTGTTGGGCGACCTGGATCACGCGAGGTTCGAGTTGGACGCCGATCTGCTGGACGTCACCAGGCCGGTATGGCGCCTCGATGTCGCGGACGCGCCCGGCGCCCTGATCGGACCGCCCGAGCGGGCGGGCGTCCTGGTCGACGCGGCTCGCCTCCTCGTTTCCGCCGACTCCGTTGGCGCCGTGTCAATGACCCTTGAACGCCTGACGGCATACCTCAAGGAGCGCGTCGCGTTCGGGTCGCCGATCGCGAGTTTCCAAGCGGTTCAGCACCGACTCGTCGAACTACTGGTCTTCGAGGTCAAGGCGCGCGCCGTCGTCATGAGGGCGGCGCGGGCGATCGCCTGCGCCGACGAAAGGGCGACCGCGCTGACGGCGGCGGCGCACGCATTCGTCGCGGCGAAAGCCACCGCCGCAGTGGACGAGTGCATGCAACTGTCCGGCGGTATCGGGTTTACCTGGGAGTACCCGCTGCACCACGAGCTGCGTCGTGTCTTTACCAACGCTCACCTGATGGGCACGGCGCGGTCGAGTCGGGCGCTGCTGGCGGAGGTGTCCGGCTGGTGA